CAAGGCGTGGCGAACTCTGGCGAATGATGGCGAATCGCCTGGCGCCACAATCCAGGGAGGCTGATGAGCCGAGGCGACCGCGAGGACCGCGTCGGCCACCGCCGTTCCGGCCGGTTCCGGCATCATCGGGTCGTCAGCGAGCGCGACCAGGGCGACGGTGAAGTGGCGGCGGACCTCTTCCGACCGGGTCCGGAAGCGGCGGACCCGGCCCCGCACAGTGTCCTCCGCCCGCCCCAACTGGGCCGCGATCCGCCGATGCCCCAACCCAGCCGCGGCTATCTCCAGACCCGCCCCGATCACCTCCGTGGCATCCGTACGCCGAGGCCACAGCACCTCCGGCAGCAGCACGTGGGTGGCCTCGCATCCTCGGCACCGGGCCCGACGCGGCCGGACCTGCAACCACGAAGCCCCAAAAGCCCGGATCTCCCGCGACCGCCCGTGTCCCCACGGCGCCAACCCGGCCCCGCACCCAGGGCAGGCCAGCTCGCCCGCCCGCAATTGACGTTCCACCAGCACGACCTCGACGTCCACGATGAGCACCCCGGACACCCCTTCACCCGCGTTCGTGCACACCGTGTCGTCGCACACGAAACGAGTCGAGACTGCCCACCCGGCCCAGTCCTCATGTCCACCGTCAGTGACGCCAACCCCCGCCTACGTGCTCACACAGAGAGTCGTCCAACAGGTGGCAGCACGCAGTCGTCGCGACCGATCCCGTGGCAGACCTGCACGAGAGGCTCAGGGATCACGCAGGCCGCGTCTGGTGCTGTTGGGATCGACGGTCGTTTGCGGTGGGCAGCAGCGGTGGTGACGGCAGAGGGCTCAGCACGTCCCGGCGCCATGTCGCAAGAATGACCACCGGGATCAGCACCAGCGAGAACCGTCCCATGAAGCGCGTCACTGCGCTCTGGCCGTCTTCTCCTGTTCGAAGCGGCAGGTGCCCAGGGTGTACGGCAGGGTGTCGGCAGGTTCGGCTGTTCCTGGGCGCTGGAGCGCAGGGCGACGGTACGGTCGGCGCTCACCGGGTGGCCTCGGTCCAGGGCAGGAGGGCGCGGGTGACCATCTCGGTGGGTGAGGTCCTCGTAGGCTGATCCATGGGCGGTGACCGGCAGGAGCGAACCGGTCGGCAAGCTCGTGACGGACCGAACCCGCGAGCTGACGGCGCAACTTCGCCTTCTCGTGCCGCAACACCAGCAGCTGGGCGTCCTTGGCCATGCCCCGGCGCGGCAGTGCAGGCACGGACAACAACGTCCGGGTCGCCCGGGCAAAGGACGAGATGATCACCCAGGCCGCATCCGAGCCACCATCGACAGCCTGGCACGCGGATTCCCACCTGCAGCGACGACGTCGCGAACCCCACACGTGCCCGCACGACCCCGAAAGACGCGGACGACCTTCCGCGCAGGGTGCTGAGGCCGCTGCCGCGCGGGGCGGATGAGGGCGGCCTAGGGTAGAGGTAGAGCCGGATTTCCGCCATTTCGGGCCCTGGGTCGCAGGACCCGAG
This genomic interval from Streptacidiphilus rugosus AM-16 contains the following:
- a CDS encoding DUF6431 domain-containing protein, whose translation is MCDDTVCTNAGEGVSGVLIVDVEVVLVERQLRAGELACPGCGAGLAPWGHGRSREIRAFGASWLQVRPRRARCRGCEATHVLLPEVLWPRRTDATEVIGAGLEIAAAGLGHRRIAAQLGRAEDTVRGRVRRFRTRSEEVRRHFTVALVALADDPMMPEPAGTAVADAVLAVASAHQPPWIVAPGDSPSFARVRHALPVGVACSTSGEGRLHRFVGATGGPVHSREGVRSDYARGEGHPERL